In one Lycium barbarum isolate Lr01 chromosome 7, ASM1917538v2, whole genome shotgun sequence genomic region, the following are encoded:
- the LOC132602174 gene encoding uncharacterized protein LOC132602174: protein MLRTLRIIHASDTESVELASYRLRDVAVLWYSSWISSRGANAPPPVWQEFTEAFLRHFLPPEVRRARADMFLNLRQGNMSVREYSLRFNSLARYAPAMIADRGDHVHRFVSGLGPHLVKECLTASLQDGMTITRIQAHAQNLEEQYQPRREERYPDRGSRKRGRFSRTRSEYRGGQTQGQFGYSDQPVASAPPRVADRGFDRPTDSGAGQSTRAPGYQYRDDSSRMMPPPPRCTRCGRPHSGQCYRDTGACYACGRADHLMRDCPLRNEGGRTQPAGSAIGSSSTVRPRGQISQAPTGRGRGRGGAPSLAGPPHRIYALTGRQDPEPPADAATGQQTGGRDL, encoded by the exons atgctgcggactctgaggattatacatgcttctgacacagagtccgtagagttggcttcatacaggctgcgggatgtggcagtcctaTGGTACAGCAGttggatatcctcgaggggagcaaatgcaccccctccggtttggcaggagttcactgaggctttcctacgacatttcctaccgccagaggttcgacgggctcgagccgatatgttcctgaaccttagacagggaaatatgagtgttcgggaatacagtcttcgtttcaactcactggccagatatgccccagctatgatagcagataggggagatcatgtgcaccgtttcgtgagtgggctagggccacatttggttaaagaatgcttgacggcctcactccaggacgggatgactattacccgtatccaggcccacgcccaaaatctggaggagcaATATCAGCCGCGGAGAGAAGAGCGCTATCCAGACAGGGGTTCCCGAAAGAgaggcaggttttccaggaccagaagtgagtatagagggggacagacaCAGGGGCAATTCGGGTACTCAGACCAGCCGgtagccagtgcacctcctcgagtTGCAGATAGGGGATTTGACCGTCCTACGGATTCGGGGGCAGGGCAGAGCACCAGAGCTCCGGGATACCAGTATAGAGATGATTCCAGTAgaatgatgccacccccgccacggtgtactcggtgtggcaggccacactcaggacagtgttaccgggatacaggtgcGTGCTATGCTTGTGGACGGGccgaccatttgatgcgagattgtccgctacGGAATGAGGGGGGcagaactcagccagccggatcagcgatcggttcatcgtcaaccgtgcgccctcgtggacagattTCTCAGGCCCCaacgggccgcggccgaggtagaggaggggcacctagtttagccggtcctccacaccgtatatatgcactgacaggacgacaggaccctgagcctcccgcggacgcggccacag gtcagcagacaggtggacgcgatctttag